A portion of the Rhodococcus pseudokoreensis genome contains these proteins:
- the atzF gene encoding allophanate hydrolase → MTVDAVNRGHTGLSPTARVEDAFRRIAEVDRPEVWITLRPAEDVHADAVAVQARLDAGEHLPLAGKVVAVKDNIDVAGLPTSAACPEFAYLPGVTATSVRRLVDQGAVVLGKTNLDQFATGLVGTRSPYGAVRCSWDPERVSGGSSSGSAVAVALGIADIGIGTDTAGSGRVPAAFNGLVGIKATLGAIPADGVVPACVDYDCVTVFAAELDTAVTAARIMSGPAAADPRSRAWPSDVRLAAPAHARVAIPTEANLALLTPEYRAAFADTVASLTDRGFAVEAVDVSPLLDAARLLYDGAVVAERYTAVGRFLDTAPAGADPVVTAIVESARQPAGHEFAADLDTLTRVKAQTRDLLAGFDGLLLPTTTEHPTIAAVQADPIGINRRMGTYTNFCNLLDMAAVAVPGAPTAAGEPFGVMFVVPAFADQVAVDLAARLLGAPAPTLVEEGVELAVFGAHLRGQPLHFQLEDIGARFVGTVTTTDAYRLTALDTTPPKPGLVRRGPGAGSPISGELFRVSAAGLGSFLAALPAPMALTSVELSDGRAVVGFSCTHDAVDGATDITEFGSWVAYAASRP, encoded by the coding sequence ATGACTGTCGATGCCGTGAACCGCGGACACACCGGCCTGTCCCCCACCGCCCGGGTCGAGGACGCTTTCCGGCGAATCGCCGAGGTGGACCGCCCGGAGGTGTGGATCACCCTCCGGCCCGCCGAGGACGTCCACGCCGATGCCGTTGCCGTGCAGGCCCGCCTCGACGCCGGCGAGCACCTGCCCCTGGCCGGGAAGGTCGTGGCGGTCAAGGACAACATCGACGTCGCCGGGCTCCCGACGTCGGCCGCGTGCCCCGAGTTCGCCTATCTCCCCGGCGTCACCGCGACATCCGTGCGCCGCCTGGTCGACCAGGGCGCCGTCGTACTCGGGAAGACGAACCTCGACCAGTTCGCGACCGGACTGGTCGGGACACGCAGTCCGTACGGCGCCGTCCGGTGCTCGTGGGACCCCGAACGCGTGTCGGGCGGATCCAGTTCGGGTTCCGCCGTCGCCGTCGCCCTCGGTATCGCCGACATCGGAATCGGCACCGACACAGCGGGATCCGGCAGGGTCCCGGCTGCGTTCAACGGTCTCGTCGGGATCAAGGCGACGCTCGGCGCCATCCCCGCCGACGGCGTCGTTCCCGCGTGCGTCGACTACGACTGCGTCACCGTGTTCGCCGCCGAACTCGACACGGCGGTGACCGCCGCCCGCATCATGTCGGGCCCCGCGGCCGCGGACCCGCGCAGCCGCGCATGGCCGTCCGACGTCCGGCTCGCCGCGCCCGCACACGCACGCGTCGCGATTCCCACGGAAGCGAACCTCGCGCTGCTGACGCCGGAGTACCGCGCGGCGTTCGCCGACACGGTCGCGTCGCTGACAGACCGCGGGTTCGCCGTCGAGGCGGTCGACGTCTCCCCGCTGCTCGACGCCGCCCGGTTGCTGTACGACGGCGCCGTCGTCGCCGAGCGGTACACCGCCGTCGGGCGATTCCTCGACACGGCGCCGGCGGGCGCCGATCCGGTGGTCACCGCCATCGTCGAGTCGGCGCGCCAGCCCGCGGGTCACGAGTTCGCCGCCGACCTCGACACGCTCACCCGCGTCAAGGCGCAGACGCGCGATCTGCTGGCCGGTTTCGACGGACTCCTGCTGCCCACCACCACCGAACACCCGACCATCGCTGCCGTACAAGCGGATCCGATCGGCATCAACCGGCGGATGGGCACGTACACGAACTTCTGCAACCTGCTCGACATGGCGGCGGTCGCCGTCCCGGGCGCCCCGACCGCCGCCGGCGAACCGTTCGGAGTCATGTTCGTGGTGCCGGCGTTCGCCGATCAGGTGGCCGTCGACCTCGCCGCCCGCCTCCTCGGCGCACCCGCGCCCACCCTCGTCGAGGAGGGGGTGGAACTGGCCGTGTTCGGCGCGCACCTGCGCGGGCAGCCCCTGCACTTCCAGCTCGAGGACATCGGGGCACGCTTCGTCGGCACCGTCACCACCACGGATGCGTACCGGCTCACCGCGCTCGACACCACCCCGCCCAAGCCGGGCCTCGTCCGCCGCGGTCCCGGCGCGGGCTCCCCGATTTCCGGGGAACTGTTCCGGGTGTCCGCCGCGGGGCTGGGCAGCTTCCTCGCGGCGCTGCCCGCCCCGATGGCCCTGACGAGCGTCGAATTGTCCGACGGCCGCGCCGTGGTCGGCTTCAGCTGCACACACGACGCGGTCGACGGGGCCACGGACATCACCGAGTTCGGGAGCTGGGTCGCCTATGCCGCTTCGCGCCCGTGA
- the uca gene encoding urea carboxylase: MSTGMNTPPIEYSFDTLLVANRGEIACRIMRTAHLLGLKTVAVYSDADSAAAHVEMADVAVRLGPAPAPESYLRADAVVEAALATGAGAIHPGYGFLSENDAFAAAAESAGIAFVGPTPEQLRTFGNKHTAREAARAVGVPLVAGSGLLDSAGAAMSAASDIGYPVMIKAVGGGGGIGMQACFDAAELREAYDRVQRLAQANFSSSGVFLERFVARARHIEVQVFGDGRGRTLSLGTRDCSLQRRNQKVVEEAPAPGLSDEVVEQLLSASRGLASSVNYRSAGTVEFVYDVDRGEASFLEMNTRLQVEHPVTEEVTGVDLVEWMLRLARGDGSMLDGLPDSGPEIRGTAVEARIYAEDPGHDYRPSAGRLTGVEFPAHTRVETWVDTGTEVSAYYDPMLAKVITRGHRRTAAFAALAEALADTHIYGIQTNLPQLRRICVADTVLDAEHTTQSLADLRPTGRRVDVLRAGTMTTVQDHPGRIGLWEVGIPPSGPMDDLSFQLVNTAVGNPAGAPGLECTLQGPRLVFSDATVICVGGADAPVTLDGEPIPLWHPVEVSAGSVLDIGTPADTGLRTYVAFRGGIDAPLYHGSAATFTLGGFGGITGKAVATGDVLGLFDDSLFENTTGLGAPHPVPEDSRPEFTHVWHLAVTEGPQPAPAYFTDSDMAQFYDTAWKVQTHANRTGLRLDGPKPVWSRTDGGDAGLHPSNLHDNPYSVGALNVSGDTPILLGPDGPSLGGFACPLTVSKAHRWKLGQIRPGDSVRFVAVSDDGAHSLRASDSSRRLDVPPEATRSAHSDGGVLHRIAPILDRPEVAYLRAGDDNVLVEYGDRELDLGLRMRVHALSEALVRRHVPGIVDITPGVRSLHLHFDADRLPAGRLLDILQDIEELLPATHDLVVPSRTVRLPLSFDDPSIAEAIDRYRSGVREKAPWLPSNTEFIRRINGLDSVDDVRDAVFDAEYLVLGLGDVYLGAPLAVPLDPRHRLVTTKYNPARTWTPSDAVGIGGKYLCVYGMESPGGYQLIGRTVPIWSGYRQHRPFDEGKPWMFRFFDRIVWEPVTPEQLREYRAQAVAGRFDAEISDGTFAFADHLKFLKDNAESIAAFDARQSAAFDIEKAAWRASGEFDRVEQAPAPEPSARGDLPPGAVVVEAPMVGSVWRVEVEAGQRVDAGQNAVVLEAMKLEMPVAFTSPGIVLEVLVSPGAIVEPGTPLVVIGAEN; encoded by the coding sequence GTCGGTCCCACCCCCGAACAGTTGCGCACCTTCGGCAACAAGCACACCGCACGCGAGGCCGCTCGCGCCGTCGGCGTCCCGCTCGTCGCGGGCAGCGGGCTCCTCGACTCCGCCGGCGCCGCCATGTCCGCGGCCTCCGACATCGGCTATCCGGTGATGATCAAGGCGGTCGGCGGCGGTGGCGGCATCGGGATGCAGGCGTGCTTCGACGCCGCGGAACTCCGCGAAGCCTACGACCGCGTCCAGCGCCTCGCCCAGGCCAACTTCTCCTCCTCGGGGGTGTTCCTGGAACGCTTCGTGGCCCGCGCCCGGCACATCGAGGTGCAGGTGTTCGGCGACGGCCGCGGCCGCACGCTCAGCCTCGGCACCCGCGACTGCTCGCTGCAGCGCCGCAACCAGAAGGTGGTGGAGGAGGCTCCGGCACCCGGACTCTCCGACGAGGTGGTGGAACAACTCCTGAGCGCGTCCCGCGGTCTCGCGTCCTCGGTGAACTACCGGTCGGCCGGAACCGTCGAGTTCGTCTACGACGTGGACCGCGGTGAGGCGTCGTTCCTCGAGATGAACACCCGACTGCAGGTGGAGCACCCGGTGACCGAGGAGGTCACCGGGGTGGATCTCGTCGAGTGGATGCTGAGGCTCGCCCGCGGCGACGGTTCCATGCTGGACGGGCTGCCCGACTCCGGACCCGAGATCAGGGGCACCGCCGTCGAGGCCCGCATCTACGCCGAGGACCCCGGCCACGACTACCGTCCCAGCGCCGGACGCCTCACGGGTGTGGAGTTCCCGGCTCACACGCGGGTGGAGACGTGGGTCGACACGGGCACCGAGGTGAGCGCGTACTACGACCCGATGCTGGCGAAGGTGATCACCCGCGGGCACCGGCGCACGGCGGCGTTCGCCGCCCTCGCGGAGGCGCTCGCCGACACCCATATCTACGGGATCCAGACCAACCTGCCCCAGCTCCGGCGGATCTGCGTCGCCGACACCGTCCTGGACGCCGAGCACACCACGCAGTCGCTGGCCGATCTGCGGCCCACCGGACGCCGCGTCGACGTCCTCCGCGCGGGCACGATGACCACCGTGCAGGACCACCCCGGCCGAATCGGTCTGTGGGAGGTCGGAATTCCCCCGTCCGGGCCGATGGACGACCTGTCCTTCCAGCTGGTCAACACGGCGGTCGGCAATCCGGCCGGCGCACCGGGGCTCGAATGCACCCTGCAGGGGCCGCGCCTGGTGTTCTCGGACGCCACCGTGATCTGCGTGGGCGGCGCCGACGCCCCGGTCACCCTCGACGGCGAGCCGATCCCCCTGTGGCACCCGGTGGAAGTGTCTGCCGGGTCCGTACTCGACATCGGCACTCCGGCGGACACAGGCCTGCGCACGTACGTCGCGTTCCGGGGCGGGATCGACGCCCCCCTGTATCACGGCAGCGCAGCCACGTTCACGCTCGGCGGGTTCGGCGGCATCACGGGCAAGGCCGTCGCCACAGGCGACGTGCTGGGCCTGTTCGACGACTCGCTGTTCGAGAACACGACGGGTCTCGGCGCGCCGCATCCCGTCCCGGAGGACTCGCGCCCGGAGTTCACGCACGTGTGGCATCTCGCCGTCACCGAGGGACCGCAGCCGGCACCCGCCTATTTCACCGATTCCGACATGGCGCAGTTCTACGACACCGCCTGGAAGGTCCAGACCCACGCGAACCGGACCGGACTCCGACTCGACGGCCCCAAACCGGTCTGGTCGAGGACCGACGGCGGCGACGCCGGACTGCACCCGTCGAACCTGCACGACAACCCGTACAGCGTCGGAGCCCTCAACGTCTCCGGCGACACTCCGATTCTGCTCGGCCCCGACGGCCCCAGCCTCGGCGGTTTCGCGTGCCCGCTCACCGTGTCCAAGGCCCACCGGTGGAAGCTCGGGCAGATCCGGCCCGGCGACAGCGTGCGGTTCGTCGCCGTCTCCGACGACGGTGCGCACTCGCTGCGAGCGTCGGATTCTTCTCGCAGACTGGATGTTCCACCCGAGGCGACCCGGTCGGCGCACAGCGACGGCGGGGTGCTGCACCGCATCGCGCCGATCCTGGACCGACCGGAGGTCGCGTACCTGCGCGCCGGCGACGACAACGTCCTCGTCGAATACGGGGACCGGGAACTGGACCTCGGGCTGCGCATGCGCGTCCACGCGCTGTCGGAGGCGCTGGTCCGGCGCCACGTCCCGGGCATCGTCGACATCACCCCGGGTGTCCGGTCGCTGCACCTGCACTTCGACGCCGACCGCCTCCCGGCCGGACGACTGCTGGACATCCTCCAGGACATCGAGGAACTGCTGCCGGCGACGCACGATCTGGTGGTTCCGAGTCGCACGGTCCGGTTGCCGTTGTCGTTCGACGACCCGTCCATCGCGGAGGCCATCGACCGCTACCGCAGCGGGGTGCGCGAAAAGGCGCCGTGGCTGCCGTCGAACACCGAATTCATCCGGCGAATCAACGGATTGGACAGCGTCGACGACGTCCGGGACGCCGTGTTCGACGCCGAATACCTGGTGCTGGGGCTCGGCGACGTCTACCTCGGCGCACCCCTGGCCGTGCCCCTCGACCCGCGGCACCGCCTGGTCACCACCAAGTACAACCCGGCCCGCACCTGGACCCCGTCCGACGCCGTCGGGATCGGCGGCAAGTACCTGTGCGTCTACGGGATGGAGTCGCCGGGCGGCTACCAGCTGATCGGCCGCACCGTCCCGATCTGGTCGGGCTACCGGCAGCACCGCCCGTTCGACGAGGGCAAACCCTGGATGTTCCGGTTCTTCGACCGCATCGTGTGGGAACCTGTCACCCCGGAGCAGTTGCGCGAGTACCGCGCGCAGGCGGTGGCCGGGCGGTTCGACGCGGAGATATCCGACGGCACGTTCGCGTTCGCCGACCACCTGAAGTTCCTGAAGGACAACGCCGAATCCATCGCCGCGTTCGACGCCCGGCAGTCCGCGGCGTTCGACATCGAGAAGGCGGCGTGGCGTGCGTCGGGCGAATTCGACCGCGTCGAACAGGCCCCCGCACCCGAGCCGTCCGCACGCGGCGACCTCCCGCCGGGCGCCGTCGTCGTCGAGGCACCGATGGTCGGAAGCGTGTGGCGCGTCGAGGTCGAGGCCGGGCAGCGCGTCGACGCGGGCCAGAACGCCGTGGTGCTCGAGGCGATGAAACTCGAGATGCCGGTCGCGTTCACCTCGCCGGGCATTGTCCTCGAAGTCCTCGTGTCACCGGGCGCGATCGTCGAACCGGGCACCCCTCTCGTCGTGATTGGAGCAGAAAACTGA